From the Marinomonas sp. THO17 genome, one window contains:
- the mrdA gene encoding penicillin-binding protein 2 has protein sequence MSRQHQQFRNYRQEQRLTQNRVIAAAIFVLLLASTLMARLFYLQVIEYELYQTKADDNRVMLVTEPPPRGLIYDRHGLVLADNRPIHSLTVTPERVDNFVDLKEELSKIIDISDNEWENFEDRLKEYRRPYQSITLKSQLTDEEWARVSVDLYRLDGVQVEAQLTRYYPYGEAFAHAVGYVGRITASDLEKVDKQAYQGALFIGKTGIEGYYEKALFGEAGFRKVEVNARGRIMSQLEQQSPIPGKDLHLYLDARLQQYAYDLLGDYKGAVVAIDPKNGGVLALVSKPGFDPNLFVRGISVADYSELRQSKKLPLFNRALRGGYPPASTIKPFMALAGLDYGFASWTERYFAKGYYQINPDGRRYRDWKRSGHGWIDLERSIIESVDTYYYQLANKMGITPIHSFLSLFGFGRSTILDLNGDSTGLLPSNEWKKAKYKEPWYPGDSVNVGIGQGFMVATPMQIASATSALASRGRYFYPRMAETLGDQPVEFEDDLGGEHDIILKDQRNWEKMVKAMRKVITDSLGTARRLQGTEYVIAGKTGTGQVFSLQEDEEYDSEKLDKRLHDHALFIGFAPAEDPKISVFAIFENGGSSSKPADLTKKLFDAYLYDKYPAHYDYLKGNDNE, from the coding sequence GTGAGCCGTCAACATCAGCAATTTCGTAATTACCGTCAGGAGCAGCGTTTAACTCAGAATCGAGTCATTGCGGCTGCCATTTTCGTGCTCTTGTTGGCCTCTACTTTGATGGCTCGTCTCTTTTACCTTCAGGTCATAGAATACGAGCTATATCAAACCAAAGCGGATGATAACCGCGTAATGCTGGTCACCGAACCACCGCCGCGGGGACTGATATATGACCGTCATGGTTTAGTGTTAGCAGACAATCGTCCTATTCACAGTTTGACCGTTACACCTGAGCGGGTGGACAATTTTGTCGATCTAAAAGAAGAGTTGTCTAAAATCATCGACATTTCAGACAATGAATGGGAAAACTTTGAGGATCGCCTTAAAGAATACCGCCGTCCTTATCAGTCTATTACATTAAAATCTCAACTAACCGATGAAGAATGGGCTCGCGTTTCTGTTGATTTGTATCGCTTAGATGGGGTGCAAGTCGAAGCTCAATTAACTCGCTATTATCCTTATGGTGAAGCCTTTGCCCATGCGGTGGGCTATGTGGGCCGTATTACTGCAAGTGATCTAGAAAAGGTTGATAAGCAAGCTTATCAAGGTGCCTTGTTTATCGGTAAAACAGGTATAGAAGGCTATTACGAGAAAGCCTTGTTTGGTGAAGCGGGCTTTCGTAAGGTGGAAGTGAATGCGCGTGGTCGCATCATGTCTCAATTAGAGCAACAGTCACCCATTCCTGGAAAAGATCTGCATTTGTATTTAGACGCCAGATTACAGCAATACGCTTATGATTTACTGGGTGATTATAAAGGGGCTGTGGTTGCCATTGATCCAAAAAATGGTGGGGTATTGGCTTTAGTGTCGAAGCCGGGTTTTGATCCTAACTTGTTTGTTCGTGGTATTTCTGTAGCGGATTATTCAGAATTAAGACAGTCGAAAAAGCTACCTTTGTTTAACCGAGCCTTACGTGGTGGTTATCCACCAGCCTCAACCATTAAACCCTTTATGGCGCTGGCGGGACTGGATTACGGTTTTGCTTCATGGACAGAACGTTATTTTGCCAAAGGCTATTATCAAATCAACCCAGATGGGCGTCGTTATCGTGACTGGAAACGTAGTGGTCATGGCTGGATTGACCTAGAGCGCTCTATTATCGAATCAGTGGATACCTATTATTATCAGCTGGCGAATAAGATGGGCATTACGCCTATTCATAGTTTTTTATCTTTATTTGGCTTTGGTCGCAGTACCATTTTGGACTTAAACGGTGATAGTACAGGCCTATTGCCATCCAATGAGTGGAAAAAAGCCAAATACAAAGAGCCTTGGTACCCAGGAGACTCGGTAAATGTGGGTATCGGTCAGGGCTTTATGGTGGCAACACCTATGCAAATTGCCTCAGCTACATCTGCATTGGCGAGCCGAGGACGTTATTTCTATCCACGTATGGCTGAAACTTTGGGTGATCAGCCAGTTGAATTCGAAGACGATTTAGGTGGTGAGCACGATATTATTCTAAAGGATCAGCGTAATTGGGAAAAAATGGTTAAAGCCATGCGTAAGGTGATTACCGATTCACTAGGAACGGCGCGACGTTTACAAGGAACTGAATATGTTATTGCTGGTAAAACGGGTACTGGGCAGGTATTTAGTTTGCAGGAAGACGAAGAGTATGACTCTGAAAAACTGGATAAGCGTTTACATGATCATGCCTTATTCATCGGCTTTGCGCCTGCTGAAGATCCTAAAATTTCGGTATTTGCCATCTTTGAAAACGGTGGTAGCAGTTCGAAACCGGCGGATTTAACGAAAAAGTTATTTGATGCGTATCTTTATGATAAATATCCAGCCCACTATGACTACTTAAAAGGGAATGATAATGAGTGA
- the rlmH gene encoding 23S rRNA (pseudouridine(1915)-N(3))-methyltransferase RlmH, whose amino-acid sequence MRVRLIAVGNKMPKWVVQGYEDYVKRLPKDFALETVEIPMSPRGKNLDIAKAVRKEGDAMLDAIPAGDKVIAMEVLGKEWSTEQLADQAEQWRMDGYNVCLLVGGPDGLDPRCTARADQAWSLSRLTLPHPMVRVILAEQIYRAWTLMNNHPYHR is encoded by the coding sequence ATGCGTGTGCGATTGATAGCGGTTGGAAATAAAATGCCTAAATGGGTAGTTCAGGGGTATGAGGACTACGTAAAACGGCTTCCGAAAGATTTTGCTCTAGAAACTGTAGAGATTCCAATGTCTCCGCGTGGAAAAAACTTGGATATTGCTAAAGCCGTTCGTAAGGAAGGGGACGCCATGCTTGATGCGATTCCCGCGGGTGATAAGGTCATTGCAATGGAAGTGCTTGGCAAAGAGTGGTCGACTGAACAATTAGCTGATCAGGCAGAACAATGGCGTATGGATGGCTACAATGTTTGTCTGTTAGTCGGGGGGCCGGATGGTTTGGATCCAAGATGTACTGCCCGAGCTGATCAAGCATGGTCACTATCACGCTTAACTTTACCTCACCCTATGGTGAGAGTCATTTTAGCCGAGCAGATTTATCGCGCTTGGACCCTTATGAACAATCATCCATATCACAGGTAG
- the rsfS gene encoding ribosome silencing factor: MSQINLTADQILAFAVEALEDVKGDKITVLNVSDHTDMMDYMVICTGTSKRHVHALGQNVFEHLKQQGLQPLGSEGRDMGNDWVLVDLHDVVVHVMTEEARAFYDLEKLWDIKPEKM, encoded by the coding sequence ATGAGTCAAATTAATCTCACAGCGGATCAAATCTTAGCTTTTGCTGTCGAAGCATTAGAAGATGTCAAAGGTGACAAGATCACTGTGTTGAATGTGTCCGACCATACCGACATGATGGATTACATGGTGATTTGTACTGGTACATCAAAAAGGCACGTGCATGCTTTAGGACAAAATGTATTTGAGCATTTAAAGCAGCAAGGTTTACAGCCCTTAGGTTCTGAGGGACGGGATATGGGTAATGATTGGGTCTTGGTAGACTTGCATGATGTGGTTGTGCATGTCATGACAGAAGAAGCTCGTGCTTTTTATGATCTTGAGAAGTTGTGGGATATTAAGCCAGAAAAGATGTAA
- the nadD gene encoding nicotinate-nucleotide adenylyltransferase produces the protein MTIDLPNPSARKGVAIMGGTFDPIHNGHLRTAVDILDGYHYANLKLIPCFQPVHKRQPSVTPQQRLDMVNLAISSHPGLSVDAREIVREGPSYTADTLRDIRAEVGADEPLVMVLGMDSFLSLPTWHNWQDLIKYAHLFVVSRPGWEPDLISELSRFCENYRAASPHELQCTPSGLVWFETLTPLGISSSMIRTLARQGKSIAYLLPEPVQNYIEKNQLYR, from the coding sequence GTGACAATTGATTTGCCTAATCCGTCAGCTCGTAAAGGGGTAGCCATTATGGGGGGGACCTTCGATCCTATCCATAATGGTCATCTCCGCACCGCAGTGGATATTCTTGATGGCTATCATTATGCCAACCTCAAGTTAATTCCTTGTTTTCAGCCAGTCCACAAAAGACAGCCTAGTGTCACTCCGCAACAGCGTTTGGATATGGTGAACTTGGCCATCAGCAGTCATCCCGGTTTGTCAGTAGACGCTAGGGAGATTGTTCGTGAAGGCCCCAGTTATACCGCGGACACCTTGCGAGATATTCGTGCTGAAGTTGGTGCAGATGAACCTCTGGTTATGGTGTTGGGAATGGACAGTTTTTTGTCTCTACCGACTTGGCATAATTGGCAAGACCTCATTAAATACGCCCATCTTTTTGTTGTTTCTCGTCCAGGTTGGGAGCCGGATCTCATTTCTGAGTTAAGCCGCTTTTGTGAAAACTATCGTGCCGCCTCGCCGCATGAGTTACAATGCACGCCTTCAGGTCTGGTGTGGTTTGAAACCTTAACGCCATTAGGAATTTCGTCGAGTATGATTCGAACTTTGGCGCGTCAAGGTAAGTCAATCGCTTATTTGTTACCAGAGCCTGTGCAAAACTACATAGAAAAAAATCAATTATATCGATAG
- a CDS encoding glutamate-5-semialdehyde dehydrogenase, whose translation MSLEAYMNQIGEQARAASRLLAKASTEQKNMALFAMADALETARPRLIEENAKDMINGQEKGLDDAMLDRLQLTDARIDGMIAGLKQVASLPDPVGEISNMAYLPSGIQRGQMRVPLGVIGIIYESRPNVTIDAASLCLKSGNATILRGGSEAFYSNQCIAQAISEGLEKVGLPADAVQVINTTDREAVGKLITMPEFVDVIVPRGGKGLIERISADARVPVIKHLDGNCHVYVDNEADLDKAYKIVINAKTRRYGVCGAMESLLVHQEIASQLLPRIGEMLAAKGVELVGCDQTAAIISSVVKATEEDWYTEYLAPKLSIKVIGSLDEAIAHINQYGSHHTDAIVSQNYSKTRIFMAEVDSSSVMVNASTQFADGFEYGLGAEIGISTDKIHARGPVGLLGLTSQKYIVLGDGHTRDN comes from the coding sequence ATGTCTTTAGAAGCTTACATGAATCAAATAGGGGAGCAGGCGCGAGCGGCGTCTCGATTGCTTGCAAAAGCATCAACAGAACAAAAGAACATGGCTTTGTTTGCTATGGCTGATGCGTTGGAAACAGCTCGCCCCAGATTGATCGAAGAAAATGCCAAAGACATGATAAATGGTCAAGAGAAAGGTCTTGATGACGCTATGCTGGATCGTTTGCAATTAACCGATGCGCGCATTGATGGCATGATAGCAGGTCTTAAGCAGGTGGCTTCTTTGCCGGACCCAGTAGGAGAAATTTCCAATATGGCGTATTTGCCATCGGGTATTCAGCGTGGTCAGATGCGCGTTCCACTGGGAGTAATAGGTATTATTTACGAGTCGCGTCCAAACGTGACTATTGACGCGGCGAGCTTATGTCTAAAGTCAGGCAATGCGACCATTTTGCGTGGCGGATCAGAAGCTTTTTACTCAAACCAATGCATTGCGCAAGCGATTTCTGAGGGGCTTGAAAAAGTAGGTTTACCTGCTGATGCGGTACAGGTTATTAATACCACAGATCGTGAGGCGGTTGGAAAACTGATTACTATGCCAGAATTTGTGGATGTAATTGTTCCGCGTGGTGGTAAAGGCTTGATTGAACGCATCAGCGCCGATGCTCGTGTGCCTGTGATCAAGCACCTTGACGGTAATTGTCATGTGTATGTGGATAATGAAGCAGATCTTGATAAAGCTTATAAAATCGTCATCAATGCTAAAACACGTCGTTATGGTGTGTGTGGTGCTATGGAATCTTTGTTGGTACATCAAGAGATTGCATCGCAATTATTGCCTCGTATAGGGGAAATGCTTGCTGCAAAAGGTGTTGAATTGGTTGGTTGTGATCAAACCGCAGCTATTATCTCATCAGTTGTCAAAGCGACGGAAGAAGATTGGTATACGGAATATCTGGCTCCTAAATTATCGATCAAAGTGATAGGGAGTTTGGATGAAGCGATTGCTCATATTAATCAGTATGGTTCACATCATACGGACGCAATTGTTTCTCAAAATTATTCAAAAACTCGTATTTTTATGGCCGAAGTGGACTCATCATCAGTGATGGTTAACGCATCGACTCAATTTGCTGATGGTTTTGAATATGGCCTTGGTGCAGAGATAGGTATTTCGACAGATAAAATTCATGCCCGTGGGCCAGTTGGCTTATTGGGGCTGACCAGCCAGAAGTACATAGTACTGGGTGATGGTCATACCCGTGACAATTGA
- the tsaA gene encoding tRNA (N6-threonylcarbamoyladenosine(37)-N6)-methyltransferase TrmO has protein sequence MSSTDPFVLSSIGIIHSCYKEKFGIPRQPGLVSMATAQLELLPPYNRLDALEGLSDYSHIWIQFIFHACMQEGWKAKVRPPRLGGKEKVGVFATRSTHRPNPIGLSVVKLGKIHHQGKRILIDLHGADLLDGTPVLDIKPYLPYADCVNEATSEFIPSEPRNQLKAVRFSDKANSQCQAFSASMEKDLYTLIEQILAQDPRPSYLSDQTGREHGTRLWNLNIKWQAQKDYFEVISIENT, from the coding sequence TTGTCTTCAACTGACCCCTTTGTACTTTCTAGCATAGGCATTATACATTCTTGCTATAAAGAAAAATTTGGCATTCCCAGACAACCGGGGTTGGTCAGCATGGCGACGGCTCAGCTTGAACTGCTTCCACCTTACAATAGGCTCGACGCATTAGAAGGCCTATCTGATTACTCCCATATTTGGATTCAGTTCATATTTCATGCCTGTATGCAAGAAGGTTGGAAAGCCAAAGTACGCCCTCCAAGATTAGGTGGAAAAGAAAAAGTAGGGGTATTTGCCACGCGCTCAACCCATAGACCTAACCCGATCGGTTTATCTGTGGTGAAACTTGGCAAGATACACCATCAAGGCAAACGCATCCTGATTGATTTGCACGGTGCCGACTTATTAGACGGCACCCCTGTTTTGGATATTAAGCCTTATTTACCCTATGCGGATTGTGTCAATGAGGCGACCAGTGAATTTATCCCTAGCGAGCCCCGTAATCAATTAAAAGCCGTTCGTTTTAGCGACAAAGCCAATAGCCAATGCCAAGCTTTCTCAGCAAGCATGGAAAAAGACCTTTATACTTTAATTGAACAAATTCTCGCGCAAGACCCTCGGCCATCGTATCTCTCGGATCAAACTGGTCGCGAACATGGCACTCGTTTATGGAACCTCAACATTAAGTGGCAAGCGCAGAAAGATTACTTTGAAGTAATCAGTATTGAAAATACATAG
- the rpsA gene encoding 30S ribosomal protein S1, with product MTQSFAELFEESLQSVEMAPGSIVTGIIVDIDNEWVTVHAGLKSEGVIPRSQFLTESGEFNLNIGDEVKVALDAVEDGFGETKLSREKAKRAETWSVLEKAYEENAIVHGVINGKVKGGFTVDIANIRAFLPGSLVDVRPIRDTSHLEGVDLEFKLIKLDQKRNNVVVSRRAVMEATNSAERETLLASLEEGQEVKGIVKNLTDYGAFVDLGGVDGLLHITDMAWKRIKHPSEIIAVGDEIDVKVLKFDRERNRVSLGLKQLGEDPWVAIKARYPENTKVTAKVTNLTDYGCFAELEEGVEGLVHVSEMDWTNKNIHPSKVVQIGDEVEVMVLDIDEERRRISLGIKQCTMNPWEEFATSFNKGDKISGAIKSITDFGVFIGLDGGIDGLVHLSDLSWDEAGEEAVRQYKKGDMLETVVLSIDAERERISLGVKQLEEDPFLAYVAENDKGAIVTGTVSEVDAKAAVVTLAEGVEATLKVSEISRERVEDATTALKEGDSVEAAIINVDRKARTIAISIKQKDASEEKAALKSHSEKQQQVEANGPTTIGDLIKAQLEGQE from the coding sequence ATGACTCAAAGCTTCGCAGAACTGTTTGAAGAAAGCCTACAAAGCGTTGAAATGGCGCCTGGCTCAATTGTTACTGGTATTATTGTTGATATTGACAATGAATGGGTAACTGTTCATGCAGGTCTTAAATCTGAAGGCGTAATTCCTCGTTCTCAGTTCCTAACGGAAAGTGGTGAGTTCAACTTAAACATCGGTGATGAAGTAAAAGTTGCACTTGACGCTGTTGAAGATGGTTTCGGTGAGACTAAACTGTCTCGTGAAAAAGCTAAGCGTGCAGAGACTTGGTCTGTGCTTGAAAAAGCTTACGAAGAAAATGCCATCGTTCACGGTGTGATTAACGGTAAAGTTAAAGGTGGCTTCACTGTTGATATCGCTAACATCCGTGCTTTCCTACCAGGCTCTTTGGTAGATGTTCGCCCAATCCGCGACACATCTCATTTGGAAGGTGTGGATCTAGAGTTCAAACTTATCAAGCTTGATCAAAAACGTAACAACGTTGTTGTTTCTCGTCGTGCCGTTATGGAAGCGACTAACAGCGCTGAGCGTGAAACATTGCTTGCTTCTCTTGAAGAAGGTCAAGAAGTTAAAGGTATCGTTAAGAACCTTACTGACTACGGTGCATTCGTTGATCTTGGTGGTGTTGATGGTCTTCTTCACATCACTGACATGGCTTGGAAACGCATTAAGCACCCAAGCGAAATCATTGCAGTTGGCGATGAAATCGATGTTAAAGTACTTAAGTTCGACCGTGAGCGTAACCGTGTATCACTAGGTCTTAAGCAATTGGGTGAAGATCCATGGGTTGCTATCAAAGCACGTTACCCAGAGAACACCAAAGTTACTGCTAAGGTCACTAACCTAACTGACTACGGTTGCTTTGCTGAGCTAGAAGAAGGTGTTGAAGGTCTTGTTCACGTTTCTGAAATGGATTGGACAAACAAGAACATTCACCCATCTAAAGTTGTTCAAATCGGTGACGAAGTTGAAGTGATGGTTCTTGATATCGACGAAGAACGTCGTCGTATCTCTTTGGGTATCAAGCAATGTACAATGAACCCATGGGAAGAATTTGCAACATCTTTCAACAAAGGCGACAAGATCTCTGGTGCCATCAAGTCTATCACTGACTTTGGTGTATTCATCGGTCTTGACGGTGGCATCGACGGTTTGGTTCACCTATCTGACCTATCTTGGGACGAAGCGGGTGAAGAAGCAGTTCGTCAATACAAGAAAGGCGATATGCTAGAAACAGTTGTATTGTCTATCGACGCTGAACGTGAGCGTATCTCTCTAGGTGTTAAACAGCTAGAAGAAGATCCTTTCCTAGCTTATGTTGCTGAAAACGACAAAGGCGCTATCGTAACAGGTACTGTCTCTGAAGTTGATGCGAAAGCAGCGGTTGTGACTCTTGCTGAAGGTGTTGAAGCAACACTTAAAGTATCAGAAATCAGCCGTGAGCGTGTTGAAGATGCAACCACTGCTCTTAAAGAGGGTGATTCTGTAGAAGCAGCGATCATCAATGTTGATCGTAAAGCTCGTACAATCGCTATCTCTATCAAGCAGAAAGATGCTAGCGAAGAGAAAGCAGCGTTGAAATCTCACTCTGAGAAGCAACAGCAAGTTGAAGCTAATGGTCCTACCACTATCGGTGATTTGATCAAAGCTCAACTAGAAGGCCAAGAGTAA
- the cmk gene encoding (d)CMP kinase, whose translation MINQSPVITIDGPSGAGKGTVSQLVAEKLGWHLLDSGALYRLLALAVSHHGMSENDVETLKVLAEHLDIQFQQSSEGKVEIILEGEVVTQAIRTEEVGNAASKLAAIPEVREGLLLRQRAFAQMPGLVADGRDMGTVVFPMAQIKIFLTASAEERAQRRLLQLQQKGETVNLDELVSAIKERDERDANRPIAPLVPAAGALVIDSTDLSIEQVVEILLAETAKAGFV comes from the coding sequence ATGATTAACCAAAGCCCAGTCATTACCATTGATGGTCCAAGCGGTGCAGGTAAAGGCACCGTGAGTCAATTAGTTGCGGAAAAACTGGGATGGCATTTATTAGACAGTGGTGCTTTGTATCGACTTTTAGCTTTAGCAGTGTCACACCACGGTATGTCTGAAAATGATGTAGAAACTCTGAAGGTATTGGCTGAACATTTGGATATTCAGTTTCAGCAGTCATCAGAAGGAAAGGTGGAAATCATCCTTGAAGGTGAAGTGGTTACTCAAGCAATACGTACAGAAGAGGTTGGTAATGCTGCATCAAAGTTAGCGGCCATACCGGAAGTGCGTGAGGGACTTTTACTGCGTCAGCGTGCTTTTGCTCAGATGCCCGGTTTAGTTGCAGATGGCCGCGATATGGGGACAGTTGTTTTCCCAATGGCACAAATTAAGATTTTTCTAACGGCTTCCGCGGAAGAACGTGCACAAAGACGTCTTCTGCAATTGCAGCAAAAGGGTGAAACTGTTAATCTAGACGAATTAGTAAGCGCCATTAAAGAGCGTGATGAACGTGACGCGAATCGTCCGATCGCACCTCTGGTACCGGCTGCAGGTGCCTTGGTAATTGATAGCACTGACTTAAGCATAGAACAAGTTGTCGAGATTCTCCTTGCTGAAACAGCCAAGGCGGGTTTTGTATAG
- a CDS encoding prephenate dehydrogenase/arogenate dehydrogenase family protein produces the protein MIENTTKQEQNHFGNVMIVGLGMIGGSFAKALKERGLATLYAVDRREGELALGVSTGVIDYPAQLTADYVAKMDVIVLATPVRAMASVLSEIKPFLNEQTLITDVGSTKGSVVSAAERVFGVMPPNFIPGHPIAGAEKSGVLAANSQLFEKHMAIVTPVLNSDPVLVDRLHRLWRAIGADVVSMDVTHHDHVLASSSHLPHLLAYTLVDALANSDRSQDIFKFAAGGFRDFTRIASSDPVMWRDVFLANKEATLATLDQFTERLADMRQAIEQGDGASMFGVFTRAKSARDHFLRLLEQRTSDVQKDISSVAMQVFPASVLQGDISLPGDKSLSHIAITIAALCEDISDLRNVSLDGEVQVTIQALRDMGVVIEALSTNRLRVHGVGLRGLKAPIAPINFHHSELSLHTLLPVLAGQGFAVAVTADEALLDRAWTDLFGLLRQMGCELTFEREDCLPAHVKPINGSELTIALTKASHKQTMAAFMASLMMGEKTVIAGVGEEIGQIEVMLHRFGVRMSRSANAVKVESLLLHSVQLDICADVYAVAWMTLLASLLPGSELEIKNLSLDDQAFQYFQLLKRMGADLELPEKNASGVFEGSMVVRFAELSAVHLLAEQAYRVRSLLPLLCVAAVYAKGQSHIQGIKFLPYYHEDRILALADALQQMQVKVEIKDADLLISGSVPQGGEIDSAGDQYLALAMLALGVRSQQLTQVKDCQTLLQEFNELEALARQLGLHCSVAP, from the coding sequence TTGATAGAGAATACGACTAAACAAGAGCAGAATCACTTTGGCAATGTCATGATTGTCGGTTTGGGTATGATTGGCGGCTCTTTCGCAAAAGCATTGAAAGAGCGTGGCTTGGCTACCTTATATGCAGTAGATCGTCGTGAAGGGGAGTTGGCATTAGGTGTGTCTACTGGGGTGATTGATTATCCTGCGCAATTGACAGCCGATTATGTAGCGAAAATGGATGTGATCGTTCTGGCCACACCAGTGCGTGCCATGGCGTCAGTACTGAGTGAAATCAAACCCTTTCTTAATGAACAAACCCTAATCACGGATGTAGGATCTACCAAAGGTAGTGTGGTGTCTGCCGCTGAACGAGTGTTCGGTGTTATGCCGCCCAACTTCATTCCAGGGCATCCTATTGCTGGTGCCGAAAAAAGTGGCGTGCTGGCAGCCAATTCTCAATTGTTTGAAAAACACATGGCGATCGTCACGCCTGTCTTGAACAGTGATCCTGTGTTGGTGGATCGATTGCATCGTTTATGGCGAGCCATAGGGGCTGATGTGGTGAGTATGGATGTGACACATCACGATCATGTCTTGGCGTCATCCAGTCATTTACCACATTTGTTGGCTTACACCTTGGTAGATGCTTTAGCAAATAGTGATCGCAGTCAGGATATCTTTAAATTTGCCGCCGGTGGTTTTCGGGATTTTACTCGTATCGCTTCCAGTGATCCTGTGATGTGGCGCGATGTTTTCTTGGCGAATAAAGAGGCAACCTTGGCAACCCTTGATCAATTTACTGAGCGTTTAGCGGATATGCGTCAGGCGATTGAGCAGGGCGATGGCGCCAGTATGTTTGGTGTATTTACCCGCGCCAAATCGGCTCGTGATCACTTTTTACGACTGTTAGAGCAACGTACCAGTGATGTGCAAAAGGATATCAGTTCGGTTGCTATGCAAGTTTTTCCGGCTTCTGTACTGCAAGGTGATATTTCTTTGCCGGGTGACAAATCTTTGTCACATATCGCGATTACTATAGCGGCGCTTTGTGAAGATATCAGTGATTTGCGAAATGTCAGTTTAGACGGTGAAGTGCAAGTCACCATTCAAGCATTGCGAGATATGGGGGTGGTGATCGAAGCTCTGTCGACAAATCGATTACGAGTGCATGGTGTAGGATTAAGGGGTTTAAAAGCCCCCATTGCCCCGATTAATTTCCACCATTCTGAGTTAAGTTTGCATACTTTGTTGCCGGTTTTGGCTGGACAGGGTTTTGCTGTTGCAGTTACGGCTGATGAAGCCTTGCTGGATCGGGCTTGGACCGATTTATTTGGTTTGCTAAGGCAAATGGGCTGTGAATTGACCTTTGAACGAGAAGACTGTTTGCCAGCACATGTGAAGCCAATAAATGGCTCAGAATTGACCATTGCCTTAACGAAAGCATCTCATAAACAAACGATGGCAGCCTTCATGGCCTCTCTAATGATGGGAGAGAAGACGGTCATTGCTGGTGTTGGTGAAGAGATTGGCCAGATAGAGGTTATGTTGCACCGTTTCGGTGTTAGAATGTCGCGCTCTGCAAACGCGGTCAAAGTGGAAAGTCTGTTATTGCATTCGGTACAACTGGATATTTGTGCAGATGTGTATGCTGTTGCGTGGATGACCTTGTTGGCAAGCTTATTGCCTGGCTCCGAGCTGGAAATAAAAAACCTGAGTTTAGATGATCAGGCATTTCAGTATTTTCAGCTGCTCAAGCGTATGGGGGCAGATTTGGAATTGCCCGAAAAAAATGCTTCTGGTGTGTTTGAAGGTAGCATGGTGGTGCGTTTTGCTGAATTGTCAGCGGTTCACTTGTTGGCTGAGCAAGCGTATCGAGTGAGAAGTTTGTTACCTTTATTGTGTGTAGCGGCAGTGTATGCCAAAGGACAGTCTCATATACAGGGTATTAAGTTTCTGCCCTATTATCATGAAGACAGAATATTGGCATTAGCAGATGCACTACAGCAGATGCAGGTGAAAGTCGAGATAAAGGATGCGGATTTATTGATATCAGGCAGTGTTCCACAAGGAGGTGAAATAGACAGTGCGGGCGATCAATATTTAGCGCTAGCTATGTTGGCTTTAGGTGTTCGTAGTCAACAATTAACACAGGTAAAGGATTGCCAAACCTTATTACAAGAATTTAATGAGTTAGAGGCGTTGGCTAGACAATTGGGTTTACATTGTTCTGTTGCGCCATAG